The proteins below come from a single Molothrus aeneus isolate 106 chromosome 21, BPBGC_Maene_1.0, whole genome shotgun sequence genomic window:
- the PER3 gene encoding period circadian protein homolog 3 isoform X2: protein MMMMIQEMKRCLPEEKRSSNKPSTISALNYALQCVQQVQANNDFFQALNDRRVFQADVVTYSIEELVAVASEHTPKNTDTFVAVFSLLSGRIVHISEQAASILNCKKKVLDSSRFVELLVPQDVSVFYTHTDQSHLPLWNMESQTASPYEYAQVKSFFCRIRGGKDQEQEARCYPFRITPYLVHVCTSVHVDAESCCLALAEKIHSGYEAPRIPMDKRIFTTTHTPGCVFLDIDDRAVPLLGYLPQDLIGTSILMYLHPEDRPLMITIHRKILKFAGQPPFEHLPIRFCTQNGDYVILDTSWSSFVNPWSRKVVFIIGRHKVRTSPLNEDVFAPRSKETSSVEKEIRELQGQIYKLLLQPVHSNVSSGYGSLGSSGSYEHYISIASSSDSNGNCAEETQEPMTLQQVCADVNRIKNLGQQLYIASRSKPQNANEQAVSSEVLGGKRHPASCFLQTLRGDGTEPGNAFYDDPKKTPHVPSYQQINCVDSIIRYLESCSIPALKRKCKSSANTSSSSSEDDKQVQQSQQEVRALEDTAMLSAVESHTPISAGLEETLKDQTTSGMVGAPLADLTLSNKAPSVISVTSQCSYSSTIVHVPHPESEVTTMEDAAVGSEQIELPPVNAQSLTVLPEDLKPVGLTKETLSAHTQKEEQNYVDKFRQRVLLSPFRTYLQQGSGSNNRHSYGQGDSPSKQMSPANCKKGKHGKFKRQKPQRQCSDSHSSSKNRNSLPCEKRTNQKQLFSPSEVSYLSSSSLNVHPPVGFPAYLNPVSTFPASSGGEQLALRSSQPQSMSSSQLCCGPQSYPVFYPPNIGTFMAVFFQGFPMCAQMPQHVFLPGPQCVYPPSSYPCTTLPPAPPPCAPSPVAPCSVDQPFPASPHSSVEDQQEGQCDQALLLSSSRSSSPLQLNLLQEELPKPMELSISADVKPHAENKHDNDPEDNDKTAALEFPDCSLYKDSQLGSGSAASGSGSALSGSLGSSFNETSGHGTGSGKSSKYFASNYSSGASKEEENQEAEEKGTAYKSKRESAWVKMDHTPERFLMNYQMPNRIKEEVLKQDLEKLAVMQKQQPWFTDGQKKELAEVHSWIRTQTVPLQISTQGCVTCDSREGSCEAAVADDSMENKGEPPPDLPH, encoded by the exons atgatgatgatgatccAAGAAATGAAAAGGTGTTTGcctgaggagaaaaggagttCTAACAAGCCCAGCACCATCAGTGCTCTCAACTACGCCTTGCAGTGTGTCCAGCAGGTCCAAG cAAACAATGACTTTTTCCAGGCTCTGAATGACCGAAGAGTGTTTCAGGCAGATGTGGTGACATACAGCATAGAAGAGTTGGTGGCAGTTGCATCTGAACACACTCCAAAAAACACT gaCACGTTTGTGGctgtattttctttgctgtctGGACGCATAGTGCACATTTCTGAGCAGGCAGCCTCTATTCTGAACTGTAAGAAGAAAGTGTTGGACTCCTCCCGGTTTGTGGAGCTGCTTGTCCCTCAGGATGTGAGTGTGTTCTACACTCACACTGACCAGTCTCACCTGCCCCTTTGGAACATGGAAAGTCAAACAG CTTCTCCATATGAATATGCCCAGGTGAAATCCTTTTTCTGCAGGATCAG gGGTGGGAAGGATCAAGAACAAGAAGCACGTTGTTACCCCTTCAGAATCACCCCATACTTGGTCCACGTGTGCACTTCTGTCCATGTGGATGCAGAGTCCTGCTGCTTGGCTTTGGCTGAGAAAATCCACTCTGGATATGAAG CTCCTCGAATTCCTATGGATAAAAGAATATTCACCACCACACACACCCCTGGATGTGTTTTTCTGGACATAGATGACAG AGCAGTGCCTTTGTTGGGTTACTTACCTCAGGATTTAATTGGAACATCCATACTGATGTATTTGCACCCGGAAGATCGTCCTTTGATGATCACTATCCACCGGAAAA TACTGAAATTTGCTGGCCAGCCCCCTTTTGAGCATTTACCTATTAGATTTTGTACTCAAAATGGGGATTATGTCATACTGGACACCAGCTGGTCCAGTTTTGTGAATCCTTGGAGCAGGAAAGTTGTGTTCATCATTGGCCGCCACAAAGTCCGCAC AAGCCCTCTGAATGAAGATGTCTTCGCCCCAAGAAGTAAAGAAACCAGCAGCGTGGAGAAAGAGATAAGAGAATTACAAGGACAAATTTACAAACTGCTTCTGCAG CCAGTTCACAGCAATGTTTCCAGTGGTTATGGAAGCCTTGGAAGCAGTGGTTCTTATGAGCACTACATCAGCATAGCATCTTCAAGTGACTCCAATGGGAACTGTGCAGAGGAAACACAGGAACCA ATGACATTGCAACAAGTTTGTGCAGATGTCAACAGAATAAAGaacctggggcagcagctgtaCATTGCATCGAGGAGCAAGCCACAGAATGCAAATGAACAGGCTGTGAGCTCAGAAGTTTTGGGAG GGAAGAGGCACCCTGcttcctgttttcttcagaCACTGAGAGGGGATGGCACAGAACCAGGCAATGCATTTTATGATGATCCAAAGAAGACTCCACATGTTCCTTCCTATCAGCAGATCAATTGTGTTGATAGTATCATCAG ATATCTAGAGAGCTGCAGTATTCCAGCATTGAAAAGGAAATGTAAATCTTCTGCAAATACATCATCGTCATCTTCAGAAGATGACAAACAAGTCCAGCAAAGTCAGCAGGAAGTCAGGGCATTGGAAG ATACTGCTATGCTGTCAGCAGTTGAGTCCCACACGCCAATATCTGCTGGTCTGGAAGAGACGCTGAAAGACCAGACAACTTCAGGCATGGTGGGAGCTCCTCTGGCAGACCTGACCCTGTCCAACAAGGCTCCAAGTGTCATATCTGTCACCAGCCAGTGCAGCTACAGCAGCACTATAGTGCATGTCCCACACCCTGAATCAG AAGTGACTACAATGGAGGATGCTGCTGTTGGAAGTGAACAAATTGAGCTGCCTCCTGTGAATGCTCAGAGTCTTACAGTGCTGCCTGAGGACTTAAAGCCAGTTGGGCTAACAAAAGAGACATTGTCAGCCCACACTCAAAAGGAGGAGCAGAACTACGTTGACAAGTTCAGACAGAGGGTCTTGCTCTCTCCGTTTAGGACTTACCTTCAACAAGGAAGTGGAAGTAACAACAGACATTCCTATGGCCAAG gtgATTCCCCTTCAAAGCAGATGAGCCCAGCTAactgtaaaaaaggaaaacatggaaaattcaAGCGCCAGAAACCTCAGAGACAGTGCTCAGATAGCCACTCTTCtagtaaaaatagaaatagtcTTCCATGTGAGAAGAGAACAAATCAGAAACAGTTGTTCTCTCCCTCAGAAGTGTCCTATCTGAGCTCCTCCAGTCTGAATGTCCATCCTCCTGTGGGATTTCCTGCCTATTTGAATCCAGTGTCTACTTTTCCAGCCTCTTCTGGAGGAGAGCAGCTTGCCCTTCGCTCATCACAACCCCAGTCCATGTCCTCatcacagctgtgctgtggacCACAGTCATACCCAGTCTTTTATCCCCCAAACATAGGCACATTTATGGCTGTATTTTTTCAGGGTTTCCCCATGTGTGCTCAGATGCCTCAACATGTGTTTCTCCCTGGCCCTCAGTGTGTTTATCccccctcttcatatccatgcACCACGTTACCTCCAGCACCCCCTCCTTGTGCTCCATCACCTgtagcaccatgctctgtggATCAGCcctttccagcctctcctcactCATCTGTGGAGGACCAGCAAGAGGGCCAGTGTGaccaggccctgctgctgagcagttcaaggagcagctccccacTTCAGCTGAATTTGCTTCAAGAAGAGCTGCCAAAACCTATGGAGCTTTCCATTAGTGCTGATGTTAAGCCacatgcagaaaataaacac GATAATGATCCAGAAGATAATGATAAAACTGCTGCTCTTGAATTTCCTGACTGCTCGTTGTACAAGGACTCACAGTTGGGTTCAGGCTCAGCAGCATCAGGCAGTGGATCAGCTTTATCTGGTTCTTTAGGCTCTAGCTTCAACGAGACTTCTGGTCATGGCACAG GTAGTGGGAAAAGCAGCAAGTATTTTGCCAGTAATTATTCTTCTGGAGCTTCCAAAGAAGAGGAGAATcaggaagcagaagaaaaagggacAGCTTATAAATCGAAGCGTGAGTCAGCCTGGGTGAAGATGGATCACACACCTGAGAGATTTCTAATGAATTACCAAATGCCAAACAG AATCAAAGAGGAGGTTTTAAAGCAGGATCTGGAGAAGCTGGCAGtcatgcagaagcagcagccttGGTTCACAGATGGGCAGAAGAAGGAGCTTGCAGAGGTGCACTCGTGGATCAGGACCCAGACTGTGCCCCTGCAAATCAGCACCCAG
- the PER3 gene encoding period circadian protein homolog 3 isoform X1, translating to MMMIQEMKRCLPEEKRSSNKPSTISALNYALQCVQQVQANNDFFQALNDRRVFQADVVTYSIEELVAVASEHTPKNTDTFVAVFSLLSGRIVHISEQAASILNCKKKVLDSSRFVELLVPQDVSVFYTHTDQSHLPLWNMESQTASPYEYAQVKSFFCRIRGGKDQEQEARCYPFRITPYLVHVCTSVHVDAESCCLALAEKIHSGYEAPRIPMDKRIFTTTHTPGCVFLDIDDRAVPLLGYLPQDLIGTSILMYLHPEDRPLMITIHRKILKFAGQPPFEHLPIRFCTQNGDYVILDTSWSSFVNPWSRKVVFIIGRHKVRTSPLNEDVFAPRSKETSSVEKEIRELQGQIYKLLLQPVHSNVSSGYGSLGSSGSYEHYISIASSSDSNGNCAEETQEPMTLQQVCADVNRIKNLGQQLYIASRSKPQNANEQAVSSEVLGGKRHPASCFLQTLRGDGTEPGNAFYDDPKKTPHVPSYQQINCVDSIIRYLESCSIPALKRKCKSSANTSSSSSEDDKQVQQSQQEVRALEDTAMLSAVESHTPISAGLEETLKDQTTSGMVGAPLADLTLSNKAPSVISVTSQCSYSSTIVHVPHPESEVTTMEDAAVGSEQIELPPVNAQSLTVLPEDLKPVGLTKETLSAHTQKEEQNYVDKFRQRVLLSPFRTYLQQGSGSNNRHSYGQGDSPSKQMSPANCKKGKHGKFKRQKPQRQCSDSHSSSKNRNSLPCEKRTNQKQLFSPSEVSYLSSSSLNVHPPVGFPAYLNPVSTFPASSGGEQLALRSSQPQSMSSSQLCCGPQSYPVFYPPNIGTFMAVFFQGFPMCAQMPQHVFLPGPQCVYPPSSYPCTTLPPAPPPCAPSPVAPCSVDQPFPASPHSSVEDQQEGQCDQALLLSSSRSSSPLQLNLLQEELPKPMELSISADVKPHAENKHDNDPEDNDKTAALEFPDCSLYKDSQLGSGSAASGSGSALSGSLGSSFNETSGHGTAGSGKSSKYFASNYSSGASKEEENQEAEEKGTAYKSKRESAWVKMDHTPERFLMNYQMPNRIKEEVLKQDLEKLAVMQKQQPWFTDGQKKELAEVHSWIRTQTVPLQISTQGCVTCDSREGSCEAAVADDSMENKGEPPPDLPH from the exons atgatgatgatccAAGAAATGAAAAGGTGTTTGcctgaggagaaaaggagttCTAACAAGCCCAGCACCATCAGTGCTCTCAACTACGCCTTGCAGTGTGTCCAGCAGGTCCAAG cAAACAATGACTTTTTCCAGGCTCTGAATGACCGAAGAGTGTTTCAGGCAGATGTGGTGACATACAGCATAGAAGAGTTGGTGGCAGTTGCATCTGAACACACTCCAAAAAACACT gaCACGTTTGTGGctgtattttctttgctgtctGGACGCATAGTGCACATTTCTGAGCAGGCAGCCTCTATTCTGAACTGTAAGAAGAAAGTGTTGGACTCCTCCCGGTTTGTGGAGCTGCTTGTCCCTCAGGATGTGAGTGTGTTCTACACTCACACTGACCAGTCTCACCTGCCCCTTTGGAACATGGAAAGTCAAACAG CTTCTCCATATGAATATGCCCAGGTGAAATCCTTTTTCTGCAGGATCAG gGGTGGGAAGGATCAAGAACAAGAAGCACGTTGTTACCCCTTCAGAATCACCCCATACTTGGTCCACGTGTGCACTTCTGTCCATGTGGATGCAGAGTCCTGCTGCTTGGCTTTGGCTGAGAAAATCCACTCTGGATATGAAG CTCCTCGAATTCCTATGGATAAAAGAATATTCACCACCACACACACCCCTGGATGTGTTTTTCTGGACATAGATGACAG AGCAGTGCCTTTGTTGGGTTACTTACCTCAGGATTTAATTGGAACATCCATACTGATGTATTTGCACCCGGAAGATCGTCCTTTGATGATCACTATCCACCGGAAAA TACTGAAATTTGCTGGCCAGCCCCCTTTTGAGCATTTACCTATTAGATTTTGTACTCAAAATGGGGATTATGTCATACTGGACACCAGCTGGTCCAGTTTTGTGAATCCTTGGAGCAGGAAAGTTGTGTTCATCATTGGCCGCCACAAAGTCCGCAC AAGCCCTCTGAATGAAGATGTCTTCGCCCCAAGAAGTAAAGAAACCAGCAGCGTGGAGAAAGAGATAAGAGAATTACAAGGACAAATTTACAAACTGCTTCTGCAG CCAGTTCACAGCAATGTTTCCAGTGGTTATGGAAGCCTTGGAAGCAGTGGTTCTTATGAGCACTACATCAGCATAGCATCTTCAAGTGACTCCAATGGGAACTGTGCAGAGGAAACACAGGAACCA ATGACATTGCAACAAGTTTGTGCAGATGTCAACAGAATAAAGaacctggggcagcagctgtaCATTGCATCGAGGAGCAAGCCACAGAATGCAAATGAACAGGCTGTGAGCTCAGAAGTTTTGGGAG GGAAGAGGCACCCTGcttcctgttttcttcagaCACTGAGAGGGGATGGCACAGAACCAGGCAATGCATTTTATGATGATCCAAAGAAGACTCCACATGTTCCTTCCTATCAGCAGATCAATTGTGTTGATAGTATCATCAG ATATCTAGAGAGCTGCAGTATTCCAGCATTGAAAAGGAAATGTAAATCTTCTGCAAATACATCATCGTCATCTTCAGAAGATGACAAACAAGTCCAGCAAAGTCAGCAGGAAGTCAGGGCATTGGAAG ATACTGCTATGCTGTCAGCAGTTGAGTCCCACACGCCAATATCTGCTGGTCTGGAAGAGACGCTGAAAGACCAGACAACTTCAGGCATGGTGGGAGCTCCTCTGGCAGACCTGACCCTGTCCAACAAGGCTCCAAGTGTCATATCTGTCACCAGCCAGTGCAGCTACAGCAGCACTATAGTGCATGTCCCACACCCTGAATCAG AAGTGACTACAATGGAGGATGCTGCTGTTGGAAGTGAACAAATTGAGCTGCCTCCTGTGAATGCTCAGAGTCTTACAGTGCTGCCTGAGGACTTAAAGCCAGTTGGGCTAACAAAAGAGACATTGTCAGCCCACACTCAAAAGGAGGAGCAGAACTACGTTGACAAGTTCAGACAGAGGGTCTTGCTCTCTCCGTTTAGGACTTACCTTCAACAAGGAAGTGGAAGTAACAACAGACATTCCTATGGCCAAG gtgATTCCCCTTCAAAGCAGATGAGCCCAGCTAactgtaaaaaaggaaaacatggaaaattcaAGCGCCAGAAACCTCAGAGACAGTGCTCAGATAGCCACTCTTCtagtaaaaatagaaatagtcTTCCATGTGAGAAGAGAACAAATCAGAAACAGTTGTTCTCTCCCTCAGAAGTGTCCTATCTGAGCTCCTCCAGTCTGAATGTCCATCCTCCTGTGGGATTTCCTGCCTATTTGAATCCAGTGTCTACTTTTCCAGCCTCTTCTGGAGGAGAGCAGCTTGCCCTTCGCTCATCACAACCCCAGTCCATGTCCTCatcacagctgtgctgtggacCACAGTCATACCCAGTCTTTTATCCCCCAAACATAGGCACATTTATGGCTGTATTTTTTCAGGGTTTCCCCATGTGTGCTCAGATGCCTCAACATGTGTTTCTCCCTGGCCCTCAGTGTGTTTATCccccctcttcatatccatgcACCACGTTACCTCCAGCACCCCCTCCTTGTGCTCCATCACCTgtagcaccatgctctgtggATCAGCcctttccagcctctcctcactCATCTGTGGAGGACCAGCAAGAGGGCCAGTGTGaccaggccctgctgctgagcagttcaaggagcagctccccacTTCAGCTGAATTTGCTTCAAGAAGAGCTGCCAAAACCTATGGAGCTTTCCATTAGTGCTGATGTTAAGCCacatgcagaaaataaacac GATAATGATCCAGAAGATAATGATAAAACTGCTGCTCTTGAATTTCCTGACTGCTCGTTGTACAAGGACTCACAGTTGGGTTCAGGCTCAGCAGCATCAGGCAGTGGATCAGCTTTATCTGGTTCTTTAGGCTCTAGCTTCAACGAGACTTCTGGTCATGGCACAG CAGGTAGTGGGAAAAGCAGCAAGTATTTTGCCAGTAATTATTCTTCTGGAGCTTCCAAAGAAGAGGAGAATcaggaagcagaagaaaaagggacAGCTTATAAATCGAAGCGTGAGTCAGCCTGGGTGAAGATGGATCACACACCTGAGAGATTTCTAATGAATTACCAAATGCCAAACAG AATCAAAGAGGAGGTTTTAAAGCAGGATCTGGAGAAGCTGGCAGtcatgcagaagcagcagccttGGTTCACAGATGGGCAGAAGAAGGAGCTTGCAGAGGTGCACTCGTGGATCAGGACCCAGACTGTGCCCCTGCAAATCAGCACCCAG
- the VAMP3 gene encoding vesicle-associated membrane protein 3 has protein sequence MSANVPGSSNMAAGSNRRLQQTQHQVDEVVDIMRVNVDKVLERDQKLSELDDRADALQAGASQFETSAAKLKRKYWWKNCKMWAILIGVVVIIIIIIIVWSVYS, from the exons AT GTCGGCCAATGTCCCTGGGAGCTCAAACATGGCTGCTGGCAGCAATCGCCGGCTTCAGCAAACCCAGCACCAAGTAGATGAG GTTGTTGACATCATGAGGGTGAACGTGGACAAGGTTCTGGAGCGGGATCAGAAGCTGTCAGAGCTGGATGACCGAGCTGATGCTCTGCAAGCAGGAGCCTCCCAGTTCGAGACCAGCGCAGCCAAGCTGAAGAGGAAGTACTGGTGGAAGAACTGCAAG atgtGGGCAATATTGATAGGTGTTGTTgtcattatcatcatcatcattattg TCTGGAGCGTGTATTCATGA
- the LOC136565574 gene encoding skin secretory protein xP2-like, with protein MSSPRVADGGTAHRSPSSSRSPHLPTARDRRAPQPPGPSSARPPLRTPSTHPRSLPGYLLAFLLPDSGLCSSVPPGPLPAHAAHRAPAAPPGAAAASRPAPAQARAAPCSALPPRRSLASIADPLSATARGASAAAAPGDGRTLGLRCRQSTRRLTGRWEERRPPRRSPPSRVGTGAGSALPRCSPPRAPSARSCPAPEGPAGLRFAFPPLRGRASPADPGLCPLRAGSALRGRAPAPRRYVTRRTRRPRSHTPAPRAPRPADRGGGGGGVGAALLEETARGGRGQRGRRHRPAPHAAPHAAPVRAHAPPPRAAPAPPLGVVRARGGGEGRGPGHGGAVSCAG; from the exons ATGAG CTCCCCGAGGGTCGCTGACGGCGGCACAGCTCACCGGAGCCCGAGCAGCTCCCGCTCACCGCACCTGCCCACGGCCCGTGACCGCCGAGCCCCGCAGCCACCGGGCCCGAGCAGCGCCCGGCCCCCGCTCCGCACCCCGAGCACCCACCCCCGCTCGCTGCCCGGGTACCTGTTGGCTTTCTTGCTGCCGGACTCGGGGCTGTGCAGCTCGGTCCCGCCGGGGCCGCTTCCCGCGCACGCCGCGCACCGAGCGCCCGCAGCCCCCccgggcgccgccgccgcctcccggccggccccagcccaggctcgGGCCGCGCCGTGCTCCGCGCTGCCGCCTCGGCGCTCGCTCGCGTCCATCGCGGATCCGCTGAGCGCCACAGCACGGGGGGCATCGGCTGCCGCGGCACCGGGGGACGGCCGGACCCTCGGCCTGCGCTGCAGGCAGAGCACGCGCCGCCTCACGGGACGGTGGGAGGAGCGGCGCCCCCCCCGCCGCTCTCCACCGAGCCGAGTGGGCACCGGGGCCGGCTCCGCGCTCCCGCGCTGCTCCCCGCCGCGCGCCCCCTCAGCTCGCAGCTGCCCAGCGCCAGAGGGCCCGGCGGGCCTCCGCTTCGCCTTCCCGCCCCTCCGAGGCCGCGCCTCTCCCGCCGACCCCGGGCTGTGCCCGCTCCGGGCCGGGAGCGCCCTGAGGggccgcgcccccgccccgcgccgttACGTAACGCGGCGCACGCGGCGGCCCCGCTCCCACACACCCGCGCCACGTGCGCCGCGCCCCGCGGACAGAGGAGGAGGCGGAGGCGGGGTCGGAGCCGCTTTATTGGAGGAGACCgcgcgcggggggcggggccagcgCGGGCGGAGGCACCGCCCCGCCCCTCACGCGGCGCCGCACGCGGCCCCCGTGCGCGCGCATGCCCCGCCGCCACGTGcggcgcccgccccgcccctgGGCGTGGTcagggcgaggggcgggggcgaggggcggggcccGGGCCACGGAGGCGCCGTGAGCTGTGCTGGTTAG